One genomic window of Eggerthella timonensis includes the following:
- a CDS encoding GNAT family N-acetyltransferase produces the protein MPIAVSACLLGEPCRYDGESRPCEAVLQLRATHELVSVCPETLGGLPVPRMPCEIVAAERALRVVDADGGDATDAFLAGAAKTVELVQERGCTLAVLKAKSPSCGCGLVYDGTFTGTLVPGYGVAARALREAGVRTLDEVQLAACLEAGEARRPGQAPAVLAATSAECPVLETERLVLRPLTSDDIDDVFAYCSDPAVGPDAGWAPHRTREDARVFVEVIAREPHVFGVFEKVSAGEGAGAGAVGPCIGSIGLIRDPQRRNVDCLMLGYALARSAWGRGYMTEASGEVLRYGFEELGLGLITCTHYTFNERSGRVIEKSGFVHEGTLHGAEATPDGLTQDLELYYLTRERWASMSTAASLSTSLR, from the coding sequence ATGCCGATAGCCGTGAGCGCGTGCCTGCTGGGCGAACCCTGCCGCTATGACGGGGAATCGCGTCCGTGCGAGGCCGTGTTGCAGCTGCGTGCGACGCACGAGCTTGTGAGCGTATGCCCCGAGACGCTCGGAGGGCTGCCCGTTCCGCGCATGCCCTGCGAGATCGTCGCCGCCGAGCGCGCGCTGCGCGTGGTGGATGCGGACGGGGGCGACGCCACGGACGCGTTTCTGGCCGGGGCCGCCAAAACGGTGGAGCTGGTGCAGGAGCGGGGCTGCACGCTGGCCGTTCTCAAGGCGAAGAGCCCCTCGTGCGGATGCGGCCTCGTGTACGACGGCACGTTCACGGGCACGCTCGTGCCCGGGTACGGCGTGGCGGCGCGGGCGCTGCGCGAGGCGGGGGTGCGCACGCTCGACGAGGTGCAGCTTGCGGCTTGCCTTGAAGCTGGCGAGGCGCGGCGCCCGGGCCAGGCGCCGGCCGTGCTGGCGGCGACGTCGGCGGAGTGCCCGGTTCTCGAAACGGAGCGTCTCGTGCTGCGCCCGCTGACGTCCGACGACATCGACGACGTGTTCGCCTACTGCAGCGATCCCGCCGTCGGCCCCGACGCCGGATGGGCGCCGCACCGCACGCGCGAGGACGCGCGCGTGTTCGTGGAGGTGATCGCGCGCGAGCCGCACGTGTTCGGCGTTTTCGAGAAGGTTTCAGCGGGGGAGGGCGCCGGTGCCGGCGCCGTGGGGCCGTGCATCGGATCGATCGGGCTCATCCGCGACCCGCAGCGCCGCAACGTCGACTGCCTCATGCTGGGCTATGCGCTCGCGCGGAGCGCGTGGGGCCGCGGCTACATGACCGAAGCATCGGGCGAGGTACTGCGCTACGGTTTCGAGGAGCTGGGGCTCGGCCTGATCACATGTACGCATTATACGTTCAACGAGCGTTCCGGCCGCGTGATCGAGAAATCGGGGTTCGTCCACGAGGGCACCCTCCACGGCGCTGAGGCGACCCCGGACGGACTCACGCAGGACTTAGAGCTGTACTACCTCACGCGCGAGCGCTGGGCGTCGATGTCGACTGCTGCCAGCTTGTCGACGAGCTTGCGGTAG
- a CDS encoding MFS transporter, which produces MRAHAVEAVGSSLSRQEPDRGAGRGVRGLAIATFAFVAVFAASAVPIPLYSEYKVAIGLTDADISATMLMYLFGVILTLFLSGSLSDAAGRRPLAAASLLLAMLGCFMFLRADGPSVVLAARAVQGVSCGLAMSATSALVVDSAEGRYEGFGLAVAGCGALLGVMAGSLAVGVLSLATAQHELIYWIMIALLALGVVLVPAAPETVLRRTPLRTACKPVIGVDAKLRGVLPIAACAYVASWGVGTFFQSFSSPVAVECFGSNDPFVASAILALSMAPSALGAPLEARMPSGVSLRVSMAALLAFTCAMCAAMAAGALGPFLVLVALFGLSTGMCLSGSLRLLFAKSDMRSTATVVSTINLIGYTGSAVLSGAMGALVGATTLVGVLAALAGFAAVAAAAVFVRTR; this is translated from the coding sequence ATGCGCGCGCATGCGGTCGAAGCGGTAGGGTCGAGTCTTTCCCGGCAGGAGCCGGATCGGGGCGCGGGACGGGGCGTGCGCGGCCTCGCCATCGCCACGTTCGCCTTCGTCGCCGTGTTCGCGGCCTCGGCCGTGCCCATCCCCTTGTACTCGGAGTACAAGGTCGCCATCGGCCTCACCGACGCCGATATCTCCGCCACCATGCTCATGTACCTGTTCGGCGTGATCCTGACGCTGTTCCTCTCGGGGTCGCTCTCCGACGCAGCCGGGCGCCGCCCGCTCGCCGCAGCGTCGCTGTTGCTGGCCATGCTCGGGTGCTTCATGTTCCTGCGCGCCGACGGCCCTTCGGTCGTGCTGGCGGCGCGCGCCGTGCAGGGGGTGTCGTGCGGTCTGGCCATGAGCGCGACTTCGGCCCTCGTCGTGGATTCGGCGGAGGGGCGCTACGAGGGGTTCGGCCTCGCGGTGGCCGGATGCGGGGCGCTGTTGGGCGTGATGGCGGGCTCGCTTGCCGTGGGCGTGCTGTCGCTCGCCACGGCGCAGCACGAGCTGATCTACTGGATCATGATCGCCCTGCTCGCGCTCGGCGTGGTGCTCGTACCTGCCGCGCCCGAGACGGTGCTGCGGCGCACGCCGCTACGCACCGCGTGCAAGCCGGTGATCGGGGTGGACGCGAAGCTGCGCGGCGTTCTGCCCATCGCCGCGTGCGCCTACGTCGCCTCGTGGGGCGTGGGCACGTTCTTCCAATCGTTCAGCTCGCCGGTGGCGGTGGAATGCTTCGGCTCGAACGACCCGTTCGTGGCGTCGGCCATCCTCGCGCTGTCGATGGCGCCGAGCGCGCTGGGGGCGCCGCTCGAGGCGCGCATGCCGTCGGGCGTGTCGCTGCGCGTGTCGATGGCGGCCCTTCTCGCGTTCACGTGCGCGATGTGCGCGGCCATGGCGGCCGGGGCGCTGGGGCCGTTCCTCGTGCTGGTGGCTCTGTTCGGCCTGTCCACGGGCATGTGCCTGTCGGGCAGCCTGCGCCTCTTGTTCGCGAAGTCCGACATGCGCAGCACGGCGACGGTGGTGTCCACCATCAACCTCATCGGCTATACGGGGTCGGCCGTGCTCAGCGGGGCGATGGGGGCGCTCGTGGGCGCGACGACGCTCGTGGGCGTGCTCGCGGCGCTGGCCGGGTTCGCGGCCGTGGCCGCGGCGGCGGTGTTCGTGCGCACGCGCTAG
- a CDS encoding DEAD/DEAH box helicase, whose protein sequence is MLSEDEISRQCSARTLARAQSIAASDRNILTKQVRYNPPETTLSAFVASSSGWTDRYRTSVTFDEGEGAVVDYACTCPAYREHDGMCKHCAALALSYLSAPEKFMGYRAHRAPTTSASLLELMARSKAVAEAEEAGGIDLEPTIVYGYRSWSAHFRIVGPQGGYVMKSISDFMGRMRRGERFSYGKKLAFTHVPSLLADQARPIARFLDRAVAQREQAAGTAFLRYRGRDQIGRDLDLSDYELIELLDLLDGRPFTVEGTDWGTRSLTHARIVSADPDIDVRVERTDEGGYAIVQPDELPFVAQGDRMYLWQDDTFYRCSADFARTAGFLRTVYDNDDARLFVSLADMPLFCATVLPAIEQRLHVETPPEIELFRPVPCKLEFYFDKTDRDVTCSAQAVYGSRRYPLFDSAAGDETGPLRDERLEGRAKKLAKRYFDTFEAPPAIQLADEAAVADLVFGGLAEFQALGESFTTPAFDRLLVDKKPRLSVGISLAGNLINLTVSADDLPPAEVAALLASYRRRKRYHRLKSGAYLNLAEYDLAQLDHLADDFGFTPKQLAAGQVELPAYHAFYLDEQFDDAERNRPFTRYLESFRAASAEPCPVPEQLAATLRPYQAEGLRWMSALADRDLGGILADEMGLGKSVQLIAFLLARQSEARAVGPSLVVCPASLVYNWMAEFERFAPGLDVRAAVGAKRERMRIRSEACDRHARESELARDGRCCDVLITSYDLLRIDADDVAAREFYCCALDEAQYVKNHATKTARAAKRVRARHRFALTGTPMENRLSELWSIFDFLMPGLLGSYMRFREHFELDITGGDEDAARRLRSLVAPFMLRRLKADVLKDLPDKLESVVYVPMEGEQQRLYAAHEQQLRDALTLQKNNRNNRQFRERKVEILAELTKLRQLCCDPRLLYENYAGHAAKLDAIAEIVESAMDAGEKTLVFSQFTSFLQLIADVLDARRVPYFTITGATPKKRRLELVNRFNDDDTPVFLVSLKAGGTGLNLTGASVVVHADPWWNAAAQNQATDRAHRIGQTQVVSVHKVIAKDTVEERILHLQDAKTDLADQVIGAGGVSLATLSQEELLDLLEG, encoded by the coding sequence ATGCTATCCGAAGACGAGATCAGCCGACAGTGCTCGGCGCGCACCCTGGCACGAGCGCAGTCCATCGCCGCCTCGGATAGGAACATCCTCACGAAACAGGTGCGCTACAACCCGCCCGAGACCACGCTGTCCGCGTTCGTGGCCAGCAGCAGCGGATGGACCGACCGCTACCGCACCTCCGTCACGTTCGACGAGGGCGAGGGAGCCGTCGTCGACTACGCGTGCACCTGCCCCGCCTACCGCGAGCACGACGGCATGTGCAAGCACTGCGCGGCGCTGGCGCTGTCGTACCTGTCCGCGCCCGAGAAGTTCATGGGCTATCGCGCCCATCGCGCGCCGACGACATCCGCGAGTCTGCTCGAACTCATGGCGCGCAGCAAGGCCGTCGCCGAGGCGGAGGAAGCCGGCGGCATCGATTTGGAGCCCACCATCGTCTACGGCTACCGATCGTGGTCGGCGCACTTCAGGATCGTCGGGCCGCAGGGCGGCTACGTCATGAAGAGCATCTCGGACTTCATGGGGCGCATGCGCCGCGGCGAGCGGTTCTCCTACGGCAAGAAGCTCGCGTTCACGCACGTCCCCTCCCTGCTCGCCGACCAGGCGCGCCCTATCGCCCGGTTCCTCGACCGCGCGGTGGCCCAACGCGAGCAGGCCGCCGGCACCGCGTTTCTGCGCTATCGCGGGCGCGACCAGATCGGGCGCGACCTCGACCTGTCGGATTACGAGCTCATCGAGCTCTTGGACCTGCTCGACGGCCGCCCGTTCACCGTCGAAGGCACCGACTGGGGAACGCGCTCCCTCACGCACGCGCGCATCGTGAGCGCCGACCCCGACATCGACGTCCGGGTTGAGCGCACCGACGAGGGCGGGTACGCCATCGTCCAGCCCGACGAGCTGCCGTTCGTCGCCCAGGGAGACCGCATGTACCTGTGGCAGGACGACACGTTCTACCGCTGCTCGGCCGACTTCGCGCGCACGGCCGGCTTTTTGCGCACCGTTTACGACAACGACGACGCGCGCCTGTTCGTCAGCCTCGCCGACATGCCGCTGTTCTGCGCCACCGTGCTGCCCGCCATCGAGCAGCGCCTCCATGTGGAAACGCCGCCCGAGATCGAGCTGTTCCGCCCCGTGCCGTGCAAGCTGGAATTCTACTTCGACAAGACCGACCGCGACGTCACGTGCTCCGCGCAGGCCGTGTACGGAAGCCGCCGCTACCCGCTGTTCGACTCTGCAGCGGGAGACGAGACCGGCCCGCTGCGCGACGAGCGGCTGGAAGGGCGGGCGAAGAAGCTGGCCAAGCGGTACTTCGACACGTTCGAGGCGCCCCCGGCCATCCAGCTGGCCGACGAGGCCGCCGTGGCGGACCTCGTGTTCGGCGGGCTCGCGGAGTTCCAGGCGCTCGGCGAGTCGTTCACGACGCCTGCGTTCGACCGCCTGCTCGTCGACAAGAAGCCGCGCCTGTCGGTGGGCATCTCGCTGGCCGGCAACCTCATCAACCTCACCGTGTCGGCCGACGACCTGCCCCCGGCCGAGGTGGCCGCGCTGTTGGCGAGCTACCGGCGGCGCAAGCGCTACCACCGCCTGAAGAGCGGCGCGTACCTCAACCTCGCCGAGTACGACCTGGCCCAGCTCGACCACCTCGCGGACGACTTCGGCTTCACGCCCAAGCAGCTGGCCGCGGGCCAGGTCGAGCTGCCCGCCTATCACGCGTTCTACCTGGACGAGCAGTTCGACGACGCCGAGCGCAACCGCCCCTTCACACGCTACCTCGAGAGCTTCCGGGCCGCCAGCGCCGAGCCCTGCCCCGTTCCGGAGCAGCTGGCCGCCACGCTGCGCCCCTACCAGGCCGAGGGCCTGCGCTGGATGAGCGCGCTCGCCGACCGCGACCTCGGCGGCATCCTGGCCGACGAGATGGGCCTCGGCAAGTCGGTGCAGCTCATCGCGTTCTTGCTGGCGCGTCAGAGCGAGGCTCGGGCCGTGGGCCCCAGCCTCGTCGTCTGCCCTGCATCGCTCGTGTACAACTGGATGGCCGAGTTCGAGCGTTTCGCGCCCGGCCTCGACGTGCGCGCCGCGGTGGGCGCCAAGCGCGAGCGGATGCGCATCCGCTCCGAAGCCTGCGACCGCCACGCGCGCGAAAGCGAGCTCGCCCGCGACGGGCGCTGCTGCGACGTGCTGATCACCTCGTACGACCTGCTGCGCATCGACGCGGACGACGTCGCCGCGCGCGAGTTCTACTGCTGCGCGCTCGACGAAGCCCAGTACGTCAAGAACCACGCCACCAAAACGGCGCGCGCCGCGAAGCGCGTGCGGGCGCGCCATCGCTTCGCCCTCACCGGCACGCCGATGGAGAACCGCCTGAGCGAGCTGTGGAGCATCTTCGACTTCCTCATGCCGGGCCTGCTGGGCTCCTACATGCGCTTCCGCGAGCACTTCGAGCTGGACATCACCGGCGGCGACGAGGACGCCGCGCGCCGGCTGCGATCGCTCGTGGCCCCCTTCATGCTGCGCCGCCTGAAGGCCGACGTGCTGAAGGACCTGCCCGACAAGCTGGAATCGGTGGTGTACGTCCCCATGGAGGGCGAGCAGCAGCGCCTGTACGCCGCGCACGAGCAGCAGCTGCGCGACGCGCTGACGCTGCAGAAGAACAACCGCAACAACCGGCAGTTCCGCGAGCGCAAGGTGGAGATCCTCGCCGAGCTGACGAAGCTGCGCCAGCTGTGCTGCGACCCGCGCCTGTTGTACGAGAACTACGCCGGCCACGCCGCGAAACTGGACGCCATCGCCGAGATCGTGGAGTCGGCCATGGACGCCGGCGAGAAGACGCTCGTGTTCTCGCAGTTCACGAGCTTTCTCCAGCTGATCGCCGACGTGCTCGACGCGCGCAGGGTGCCCTACTTCACCATCACGGGCGCCACGCCCAAGAAGCGCCGGCTCGAGCTGGTGAACCGGTTCAACGACGACGACACGCCCGTCTTCCTCGTGTCGCTCAAAGCGGGCGGCACCGGGCTCAACCTCACGGGCGCGTCG